A region of Microbacterium suwonense DNA encodes the following proteins:
- a CDS encoding FAD-binding oxidoreductase — protein sequence MTDDRDARVLSALTAELPEGAVLTAPDSLQAYRRDRAEDPDAGTPLAVVRATCTEDVQAAVRIAARDGVGIVPRGAGSGLSGGSSAVDGAIVVSLERMRQITVDAALQMAVVQPGAFNAEVKAAASEHGLWYPPDPSSQEFCSIGGNIATNAGGLCCVKYGVTTDYVLGLTVVLADGRAVKLGGPRLKDVAGLSLTKLFVGSEGTLGIVTEATLRLVPAQRTPTTLVAVFPTVAGAIDAVVDIRAAMRPSMLEFMDQITINAVEDMMRMELDRSAAAMLIVQSDEPAEVAGAQIEAIEQTCGLHGATEVYATSDPDESEALIEARRQAIPAVEKRGALLLEDVGVPLPRLGALIDGMRAIAEARGVEIAVVAHAGDGNTHPLIVLDPTDAEQRAQADLAFGEVMALAIELGGTITGEHGVGRLKQPWLADYLGDDVLELNLRIKKALDPQNILNPGAIFGPV from the coding sequence ATGACCGACGACCGTGACGCACGCGTGCTCTCCGCTCTGACGGCCGAGCTGCCCGAGGGCGCCGTCCTCACCGCGCCCGACTCCCTGCAGGCGTACCGGCGCGACCGCGCCGAGGACCCGGATGCCGGCACACCGCTCGCCGTCGTGCGGGCGACCTGCACCGAAGACGTGCAGGCCGCGGTGCGCATCGCCGCCCGCGATGGCGTCGGCATCGTGCCGCGCGGTGCGGGTTCGGGGCTGTCCGGCGGCTCCTCCGCCGTCGACGGCGCCATCGTCGTCTCGTTGGAGCGGATGCGGCAGATCACCGTCGACGCTGCCCTGCAGATGGCCGTCGTGCAGCCCGGTGCGTTCAACGCCGAGGTCAAAGCCGCGGCATCCGAGCACGGTCTCTGGTATCCGCCCGACCCGTCCTCTCAGGAGTTCTGCTCGATCGGCGGCAACATCGCCACCAACGCCGGTGGGCTGTGCTGCGTGAAGTACGGCGTGACCACCGACTATGTGCTCGGGCTCACCGTCGTGCTCGCCGACGGGCGCGCGGTGAAGCTCGGCGGCCCGCGGCTGAAGGACGTCGCCGGGCTCTCGCTGACCAAGCTGTTCGTGGGCAGCGAGGGCACGCTGGGCATCGTCACCGAGGCGACGCTGCGGCTCGTGCCCGCCCAGCGCACGCCCACCACCCTGGTGGCGGTGTTCCCCACCGTCGCCGGTGCGATCGACGCGGTCGTCGACATCAGGGCGGCGATGCGCCCGTCGATGCTGGAGTTCATGGATCAGATCACCATCAACGCCGTCGAGGACATGATGCGCATGGAGCTCGACCGCTCGGCGGCGGCCATGCTGATCGTGCAGTCCGACGAGCCCGCTGAGGTCGCCGGCGCGCAGATCGAGGCCATCGAGCAGACCTGCGGCCTGCACGGCGCGACCGAGGTGTACGCCACCAGCGACCCGGATGAGAGCGAGGCGCTGATCGAGGCGCGGCGGCAGGCGATCCCCGCGGTCGAGAAGCGCGGTGCCCTGCTGCTGGAGGACGTCGGCGTCCCGTTGCCGCGGCTGGGCGCCCTGATCGACGGGATGCGCGCGATCGCCGAGGCCCGCGGCGTCGAGATCGCCGTGGTCGCGCACGCCGGCGACGGCAACACGCATCCGCTGATCGTGCTGGATCCGACGGATGCCGAACAGCGCGCGCAGGCCGATCTCGCCTTCGGCGAGGTGATGGCGCTGGCGATCGAGCTGGGCGGCACGATCACCGGCGAGCACGGGGTGGGACGGCTCAAGCAGCCCTGGCTGGCGGACTACCTGGGTGACGACGTGCTGGAGCTGAATCTGCGCATCAAGAAGGCCCTCGACCCGCAGAACATCCTCAACCCCGGCGCGATCTTCGGCCCGGTCTGA
- a CDS encoding carbohydrate ABC transporter permease: MARLTRSGSPAGTADGASPASRRPFRARHALTLLAFMLPAVVFVCWFTYFPMLQGARMAFHDWNLWDLTSTPWVGFDNFVAVFENPLFGQVAWNSVLWVVGSLVPQLVIGFLIALALRKRFRFRGLYQALVFFPWAVSGFLIGMLFRWMFNAEFGVVNDLLMKVGLIEQPLPWLADPKLAMFAVITANIWYGVTFFAIMILAALQSVPDDMLEAASLDGAGKVRQLFSIIIPYISMTLLLTILLRVIWIFNFPDIIWAMTRGGPANQTHIVTTWMIDYTQQGNYGIASAIGLIVVALLFVFCAFYLMAMRKVQR; encoded by the coding sequence GTGGCTCGCCTCACTCGCTCGGGAAGCCCCGCCGGCACTGCCGACGGGGCCTCCCCGGCATCCCGGCGCCCCTTCCGTGCCCGGCACGCGCTGACGTTGCTGGCGTTCATGCTGCCGGCCGTCGTGTTCGTGTGCTGGTTCACGTACTTCCCGATGCTGCAGGGCGCCCGCATGGCGTTCCACGACTGGAACCTGTGGGATCTCACCTCCACGCCGTGGGTCGGCTTCGACAACTTCGTCGCCGTCTTCGAGAACCCGCTGTTCGGGCAGGTCGCGTGGAACTCGGTGCTCTGGGTGGTGGGGTCGCTGGTTCCGCAGCTGGTCATCGGGTTCCTGATCGCGCTCGCGCTGCGCAAGAGGTTCCGCTTCCGCGGGCTCTACCAGGCGCTGGTGTTCTTCCCGTGGGCTGTCTCGGGATTCCTGATCGGGATGCTGTTCCGCTGGATGTTCAACGCCGAGTTCGGCGTGGTCAACGATCTGCTCATGAAGGTGGGCCTGATCGAGCAGCCGCTGCCGTGGCTGGCCGATCCGAAGCTGGCGATGTTCGCGGTGATCACGGCGAACATCTGGTACGGCGTGACGTTCTTCGCCATCATGATCCTCGCCGCGCTGCAGTCGGTGCCGGATGACATGCTCGAGGCCGCCAGCCTGGACGGCGCGGGCAAGGTGCGTCAGCTGTTCTCGATCATCATCCCGTACATCTCGATGACGCTGCTGCTGACGATCCTGCTGCGCGTGATCTGGATCTTCAACTTCCCCGACATCATCTGGGCGATGACCCGCGGCGGGCCCGCCAACCAGACGCACATCGTCACGACGTGGATGATCGACTACACCCAGCAGGGCAATTACGGCATCGCGAGCGCCATCGGCCTGATCGTCGTCGCCCTCCTGTTCGTGTTCTGCGCGTTCTACCTGATGGCGATGAGGAAGGTTCAGCGATGA
- a CDS encoding PLP-dependent cysteine synthase family protein → MSEWVSSAIRVLEADANRSADTHLHLFPLPAEWGIDLYLKDESVHPTGSLKHRLARSLILYGLVNGLIDEGTTLVESSSGSTAVSEAYFARMLGLPFITVVPRSTSQEKIDLIEFSGGRCHFVENASEISAEARRLAAECGGHYLDQFTFAERATDWRGNNNIAESVFSQLAQERHPIPRWIVVGAGTGGTSATFGRYVRYRRHATQVAVVDPEGSAFYAGWKGDADAVGSPSRIEGIGRPRVESSFVPSVIDEMIQVPDAASVAAVRLLRERTLHWAGGSTGTNLYGAFELIARMRHAGETGSVVTLICDSGVRYADTYYSDAWVAAQGWDLAPHRQRMERFLDTGLW, encoded by the coding sequence ATGAGCGAGTGGGTCAGTTCCGCCATCCGAGTGCTGGAAGCGGATGCCAACCGCTCCGCCGACACGCATCTGCATCTCTTCCCACTGCCTGCCGAGTGGGGCATCGACCTGTATCTGAAGGACGAGTCGGTGCATCCGACCGGCTCGCTCAAGCACCGCCTCGCACGCTCGCTGATCCTCTATGGCCTGGTGAACGGCCTGATCGACGAGGGAACGACGCTGGTGGAGTCGTCGAGCGGGTCGACCGCCGTCTCTGAGGCGTACTTCGCCCGGATGCTGGGGCTCCCCTTCATCACGGTCGTCCCGCGCTCGACCAGTCAGGAGAAGATCGACCTCATCGAGTTCTCCGGCGGCCGCTGCCACTTCGTCGAGAACGCCTCCGAGATCTCTGCTGAGGCCCGCCGGCTCGCCGCGGAGTGCGGCGGCCACTACCTGGATCAGTTCACCTTCGCCGAGCGGGCGACCGACTGGCGCGGCAACAACAACATCGCGGAGAGCGTGTTCAGCCAGCTGGCGCAGGAGCGGCATCCGATCCCCCGATGGATCGTCGTCGGCGCCGGAACCGGCGGCACCAGCGCGACCTTCGGCCGCTACGTGCGCTATCGCCGTCATGCCACGCAGGTGGCCGTGGTCGACCCGGAGGGTTCGGCGTTCTACGCCGGCTGGAAGGGCGATGCGGATGCCGTGGGCTCACCCTCGCGCATCGAGGGGATCGGTCGGCCCCGGGTCGAGTCGTCGTTCGTGCCGAGCGTGATCGACGAGATGATCCAGGTGCCGGATGCCGCATCGGTCGCCGCCGTGCGGCTGCTGCGCGAGCGCACGCTGCACTGGGCGGGCGGTTCGACCGGGACGAACCTGTACGGCGCATTCGAGCTGATCGCGCGGATGCGTCATGCCGGCGAGACCGGCAGCGTCGTGACGCTCATCTGCGACAGTGGTGTGCGGTACGCGGACACGTACTACTCGGATGCCTGGGTCGCCGCGCAGGGCTGGGACCTGGCGCCGCACCGGCAGCGCATGGAGCGCTTCCTGGACACCGGGCTGTGGTGA
- a CDS encoding aminotransferase class V-fold PLP-dependent enzyme: protein MEWFPRIAERMREARERTAPFVGAAAGDSAFVPNASAAATVVYNALRLDADDEILVTDHGYGAVTMGARRLARRFGANVRVVSIPLAADDDEVVQRFADARADRTRLIVVDQITSPTARRLPSRRIAADAAEHGIRTLVDGAHAPGLIPDAAVEGGGDWWFGNMHKWPAAPRGSALLVTQTPDRQELWPLIDSWGAPEPFPGRFDTQGTIDATAYLSTPAAIDFVEQEFGWAAAREALSAMADAGAEAIADALRPYSAEDPLTPLPSPVASMRMVRLPQGLGATREEADDLRMELLDEVGVETAFTSFQGTGYFRLSVHLYNEASDIEAFVERCVPQLLRRAGIGIRSSAHIL, encoded by the coding sequence GTGGAGTGGTTCCCGCGCATCGCCGAGCGCATGCGCGAAGCGCGCGAGCGGACCGCCCCGTTCGTGGGCGCCGCAGCCGGCGACAGTGCCTTCGTCCCGAACGCGTCTGCCGCCGCGACCGTCGTCTACAACGCCCTGCGCCTCGACGCCGACGACGAGATCCTCGTCACCGACCATGGCTACGGCGCGGTCACCATGGGCGCGCGGCGACTTGCGCGACGCTTCGGCGCGAACGTCCGGGTCGTGAGCATCCCGCTCGCCGCCGATGACGACGAAGTCGTGCAGCGCTTCGCCGACGCTCGCGCCGACCGCACGCGGCTGATCGTCGTCGACCAGATCACCTCGCCCACAGCACGCCGACTGCCCAGCCGCCGCATCGCCGCGGATGCCGCAGAACACGGCATCCGCACGCTCGTCGACGGTGCGCACGCACCGGGGCTCATCCCGGATGCCGCCGTCGAGGGCGGCGGCGACTGGTGGTTCGGCAACATGCACAAGTGGCCCGCCGCGCCCCGCGGCTCGGCGCTGCTGGTGACGCAGACCCCCGACCGTCAGGAGCTCTGGCCGCTGATCGACTCCTGGGGCGCCCCCGAGCCCTTCCCCGGCCGGTTCGACACCCAGGGCACCATCGACGCCACCGCCTACCTCAGCACACCCGCCGCCATCGACTTCGTCGAGCAGGAGTTCGGCTGGGCGGCTGCCCGCGAGGCACTGAGTGCGATGGCGGATGCCGGAGCCGAGGCGATCGCCGACGCGCTGCGCCCCTACAGCGCCGAGGATCCGCTGACCCCGCTGCCGTCGCCGGTCGCATCGATGCGCATGGTGCGCCTGCCGCAGGGGCTCGGCGCCACTCGCGAGGAGGCCGACGACCTGCGGATGGAGCTGCTCGACGAGGTCGGCGTCGAGACGGCCTTCACCAGCTTCCAGGGCACCGGCTACTTCCGCCTCTCCGTGCACCTGTACAACGAGGCCTCCGACATCGAGGCGTTCGTCGAGCGGTGTGTGCCGCAGCTGCTGCGGCGCGCCGGCATCGGCATCCGCTCCTCCGCTCACATTCTCTGA
- a CDS encoding carbohydrate ABC transporter permease, which translates to MTSTTTTTTATRRLTVPDPASAPRGPRRVTAGGVVRVAGLALWLIITLFPLYWIALTSFKSPSTVNKYPIEYWPSQPSLDNYVSLFQKSSFGVFLGNSALVALTAGAVATLIALLSAYVIARFDFRGKGAVLIAFLLTQMIPAFIALGPLYTMMSDLGLVDTKPGLILVYIAICIPFSTVMLRGFFENVPDALEEAAMIDGCSRLGALFRVLVPVMTPGIIAAFIFNFVNCWNELFLSVVLMNTDANRTVPSALNGFISTFNIDWGSMSAAAVLTILPTMLMFALASRWIVQGLTSGAVKE; encoded by the coding sequence ATGACCTCCACGACCACGACCACGACCGCGACCCGCCGTCTGACCGTACCCGACCCGGCATCCGCTCCCCGCGGACCGCGCAGGGTGACCGCCGGTGGTGTGGTGCGGGTGGCGGGCCTGGCTCTGTGGCTGATCATCACGCTGTTCCCGCTGTACTGGATCGCGCTGACCTCGTTCAAGTCGCCGAGCACGGTCAACAAGTACCCGATCGAGTACTGGCCCAGCCAGCCGTCGCTGGACAACTACGTCAGCCTGTTCCAGAAGAGCTCCTTCGGCGTCTTCCTGGGCAACTCCGCGCTGGTCGCGCTCACCGCGGGCGCGGTCGCCACTCTCATCGCGCTGCTGAGCGCCTATGTGATCGCACGGTTCGACTTCCGCGGCAAGGGCGCGGTGCTGATCGCGTTCCTGCTGACGCAGATGATCCCCGCGTTCATCGCTCTCGGTCCGCTCTACACGATGATGAGCGACCTGGGGCTGGTCGACACCAAGCCCGGCCTGATCCTGGTGTACATCGCGATCTGCATCCCGTTCTCGACGGTCATGCTGCGTGGCTTCTTCGAGAACGTGCCCGATGCGCTCGAAGAGGCGGCGATGATCGACGGATGCTCGCGCCTGGGCGCCCTGTTCCGGGTGCTGGTGCCGGTGATGACGCCGGGCATCATCGCGGCGTTCATCTTCAACTTCGTGAACTGCTGGAACGAGCTGTTCCTGTCGGTGGTGCTGATGAACACGGATGCGAACCGCACGGTGCCCTCGGCGCTGAACGGCTTCATCTCGACGTTCAACATCGACTGGGGCTCGATGTCGGCGGCCGCGGTGCTGACGATCCTGCCGACGATGCTGATGTTCGCCCTGGCGAGCCGCTGGATCGTGCAGGGCCTGACGTCCGGCGCCGTCAAGGAGTAG
- a CDS encoding FadR/GntR family transcriptional regulator, producing the protein MAVTDEAIEKIKAMIVSGELGPGDRLPPEKELAERLGLSRSSMREAVKALEVIRVLDVRRGDGTYVTSLEPHLLLEAISFVVDMHDDDSLLELFAVRRMLESQATGLAAGYATEAEAQALLDEIEAVDPEVVTIDDLVAHDIHFHHEVVRLAGNDYLASLIDGLSSQTIRARVWRGLTEQGAVERTLSEHRAIAEAVAQHDAALATSLATAHVAGIERWLRQAVKP; encoded by the coding sequence ATGGCTGTCACAGACGAGGCGATCGAGAAGATCAAGGCGATGATCGTCAGCGGCGAGCTCGGACCCGGCGACCGGCTGCCGCCCGAAAAGGAGCTGGCCGAGCGGCTCGGACTCTCCCGCAGCTCCATGCGCGAGGCGGTCAAGGCGCTGGAGGTCATCCGCGTGCTCGACGTGCGCCGCGGCGACGGCACCTACGTCACGAGCCTCGAACCTCACCTGCTGCTGGAGGCGATCAGCTTCGTCGTCGACATGCACGACGACGACTCGCTGCTGGAGCTGTTCGCCGTGCGACGGATGCTGGAATCCCAGGCCACCGGGCTGGCCGCCGGCTATGCCACGGAAGCCGAGGCGCAGGCGCTGCTGGACGAGATCGAAGCCGTCGACCCCGAGGTCGTCACGATCGACGACCTGGTCGCGCACGACATCCACTTCCACCACGAGGTCGTGCGCCTGGCCGGCAACGACTACCTCGCCAGCCTGATCGACGGGCTGAGCAGCCAGACCATCCGCGCGCGGGTGTGGCGCGGACTCACCGAGCAGGGCGCCGTGGAGCGCACCCTCTCGGAACATCGGGCCATCGCCGAGGCCGTCGCCCAGCACGACGCCGCGCTGGCGACGTCTCTGGCCACCGCGCACGTCGCCGGCATCGAGCGCTGGCTGCGCCAGGCCGTCAAGCCCTGA
- a CDS encoding ribokinase → MGDDLFRDLVVDGLSAAGVDLTHLRTVPGPTGIAHIRVDASAQNDIVMVPLANARLSAGQIDVALAALAPTTSVLLTQLETPASLTLHITARAREHGMTVVLDPAPAAELDAAVWAGIDIVTPNETEATVLSGIEVTDPASAERSGRWFLTQGVGAAVITMAEKGSCVVTPEGTTFIEPISVEPVDTTAAGDAYAGYLGAALAEGWTLAEATRLAGAAGAIAVTRQGASPACRGAMRSTRCWHP, encoded by the coding sequence GTGGGAGACGACCTGTTCCGCGACCTCGTCGTCGACGGGCTCTCTGCCGCGGGCGTCGACCTGACCCATCTGCGCACCGTCCCCGGGCCCACCGGAATCGCGCACATCCGCGTGGACGCCTCGGCGCAGAACGACATCGTGATGGTCCCGCTCGCCAACGCCCGGCTCAGCGCCGGGCAGATCGACGTGGCACTGGCGGCGTTGGCCCCGACGACGTCCGTGCTGCTCACGCAGCTCGAGACCCCGGCATCCCTCACCCTGCACATCACCGCGCGCGCCCGCGAACACGGCATGACGGTCGTGCTCGACCCGGCTCCTGCTGCCGAGCTGGACGCCGCGGTCTGGGCCGGTATCGACATCGTCACGCCGAATGAGACCGAGGCGACGGTGCTCAGCGGTATCGAGGTGACCGACCCCGCATCGGCCGAGCGCTCCGGTCGCTGGTTCCTCACCCAGGGCGTCGGCGCGGCCGTGATCACCATGGCCGAGAAGGGATCCTGCGTGGTCACCCCCGAAGGGACGACCTTCATCGAGCCGATCTCCGTCGAACCCGTGGACACCACCGCCGCCGGCGACGCCTACGCCGGCTACCTCGGCGCGGCTCTCGCCGAGGGATGGACGCTCGCCGAGGCCACTCGTCTCGCCGGCGCCGCGGGCGCCATCGCCGTCACGCGCCAGGGCGCCTCCCCAGCCTGCCGAGGCGCGATGAGGTCGACGCGCTGCTGGCATCCCTGA
- a CDS encoding FadR/GntR family transcriptional regulator — protein sequence MLAALGVLETRHGSGSYVSDLNAGDLIGSLSLTVGLLPLDSILELYELRRALEAHAASLATARIDAEVLAELDALLVVLEATVDDDEQSRLDHEFHMRIAEVAGNSALASLLAVFRARSRAYRIFRTDSADEIKTLSDAGHRAILRGLEARDPVAASAAAASHVAQTEYWLRRLQPDAIGLTD from the coding sequence ATGCTCGCCGCACTGGGCGTGCTCGAGACCCGGCACGGCTCGGGAAGCTACGTGAGCGATCTGAATGCCGGCGACCTGATCGGCAGCCTCTCACTGACGGTCGGCCTGTTGCCGTTGGACTCGATTCTGGAGCTGTACGAGCTGCGCCGTGCACTGGAGGCGCATGCCGCGTCGCTGGCGACGGCCCGCATCGACGCAGAGGTTCTCGCCGAACTGGATGCGCTGCTGGTCGTGCTGGAGGCCACCGTCGACGACGATGAGCAGTCCCGGCTGGACCACGAGTTCCACATGCGCATCGCCGAGGTGGCGGGAAACTCGGCGCTGGCGAGTCTGCTCGCCGTGTTCCGTGCGCGCTCGCGCGCGTACCGGATCTTCCGCACCGACAGCGCGGACGAGATCAAGACGCTCTCGGATGCCGGGCATCGCGCGATCCTGCGCGGCCTGGAGGCCCGGGATCCGGTCGCGGCCTCAGCCGCCGCGGCGAGTCACGTCGCGCAGACCGAGTACTGGCTGCGCCGCCTGCAGCCCGACGCCATCGGCCTGACCGACTGA
- a CDS encoding ABC transporter substrate-binding protein has protein sequence MKHRILTAAAGIGTVAALALTGCSSGGGPAADGTVTLQMVESLTNPARTELLQGLLDQFEKDNPKIKVNLVSPPTEQADQKIQQMLQSGKGVDVLEVRDITVGPFANNGWLYDLKSDLDKWDGWDDLTDNAQSASVAEDGKTYFVPYGFYGLSLFYRTDLVKEAGFDGPPHSWTDLLEQASAIQDPSKNIYGYAFRGGQNANSNVVAAIEAYTIEDLDVDNAFSMKDGTTMFAAPEAQAAVDDYFDLFKKASPPSAVSWGYPEMVAGFTNGSTAFLLQDPEVIATVQDSSLTEDQWDTAPLLVGPTGKAAQPLAVAGWGVAKNSANTDAAVKLVEYLSSTEPATKFAQANSLVPIIASASDDDFYKTGPWSSYVTMTENPDTYVNVRQPRGVSWWTEWIQKSDQDVQKVLLGDMTTTELLKSWDEFWTEKFAAEKG, from the coding sequence ATGAAGCACAGGATCTTGACGGCCGCAGCGGGGATCGGCACTGTCGCCGCCCTGGCGCTCACCGGCTGCTCCTCCGGCGGCGGACCGGCCGCCGACGGCACCGTCACCCTGCAGATGGTCGAGAGCCTGACCAACCCGGCTCGCACCGAGCTGCTGCAGGGTCTGCTCGACCAGTTCGAGAAGGACAACCCGAAGATCAAGGTCAACCTCGTCTCGCCTCCCACCGAGCAGGCCGACCAGAAGATCCAGCAGATGCTGCAGTCGGGCAAGGGCGTGGACGTGCTCGAGGTGCGCGACATCACCGTCGGCCCGTTCGCGAACAATGGCTGGCTGTACGACCTGAAGAGCGACCTCGACAAGTGGGACGGCTGGGACGACCTCACCGACAACGCGCAGTCGGCGTCGGTGGCCGAGGACGGCAAGACCTACTTCGTGCCCTACGGCTTCTACGGCCTCTCGCTGTTCTACCGCACCGACCTGGTCAAGGAGGCCGGCTTCGACGGACCGCCACACAGCTGGACCGACCTGCTGGAGCAGGCCTCCGCCATCCAGGACCCCTCGAAGAACATCTACGGCTACGCGTTCCGCGGCGGGCAGAACGCCAACAGCAACGTGGTCGCCGCCATCGAGGCGTACACGATCGAGGATCTCGACGTGGACAACGCCTTCTCGATGAAGGACGGCACCACGATGTTCGCCGCCCCCGAGGCACAGGCCGCCGTCGATGACTACTTCGACCTGTTCAAGAAGGCCTCGCCGCCGTCGGCCGTCTCGTGGGGCTACCCCGAGATGGTCGCCGGGTTCACCAACGGCTCCACGGCGTTCCTGCTGCAGGACCCCGAGGTGATCGCCACCGTGCAGGACTCCTCGCTGACGGAGGATCAGTGGGACACCGCTCCGCTGCTGGTCGGGCCGACCGGCAAGGCCGCGCAGCCGCTGGCCGTCGCCGGCTGGGGTGTGGCCAAGAACAGCGCGAACACGGATGCCGCGGTCAAGCTCGTCGAGTACCTCTCGTCGACCGAGCCCGCCACGAAGTTCGCCCAGGCCAACAGCCTGGTGCCGATCATCGCATCCGCTTCGGATGACGACTTCTACAAGACCGGCCCGTGGAGCAGCTACGTCACGATGACCGAGAACCCCGACACCTACGTCAACGTGCGTCAGCCTCGCGGGGTCAGCTGGTGGACCGAATGGATCCAGAAGTCCGATCAGGACGTGCAGAAGGTGCTGCTCGGCGACATGACCACGACCGAGCTGCTGAAGTCCTGGGACGAGTTCTGGACGGAGAAGTTCGCCGCGGAGAAGGGCTGA
- a CDS encoding glycine cleavage system protein R, with the protein MTTLILTVAGADRPGLVSAVADLVDAHGGNWENSSLAELAGTFAGVIEVTVAEERVGELQRALRELDGMLTVTVNAGTAPVHDDTQPRRVSVTVLGDDRPGIVREVSGVLSAHALSIESMTTQTRDAAMAGGRLFESAVTASVPASADLDALRDDIERLTHDLQVDISIL; encoded by the coding sequence ATGACCACGCTCATCCTCACGGTCGCGGGAGCGGATCGCCCCGGACTGGTCTCCGCCGTCGCCGACCTCGTCGACGCCCATGGCGGCAACTGGGAGAACAGCAGCCTCGCCGAGTTGGCCGGAACCTTCGCGGGCGTGATCGAGGTCACGGTGGCCGAGGAGCGCGTCGGCGAACTGCAGAGGGCGCTGCGCGAGCTGGACGGGATGCTGACCGTGACCGTCAACGCGGGCACTGCTCCCGTGCACGATGACACGCAGCCGCGACGCGTCTCGGTGACGGTGCTGGGCGACGACCGGCCCGGGATCGTGCGCGAGGTGTCGGGAGTGCTCAGCGCTCACGCACTCAGCATCGAGAGCATGACCACGCAGACACGTGACGCGGCGATGGCCGGCGGACGGCTGTTCGAGTCCGCAGTGACGGCGAGTGTTCCGGCATCCGCTGATCTCGACGCCCTTCGCGACGACATCGAGCGACTCACGCACGACCTGCAGGTCGACATCAGCATCCTCTGA
- a CDS encoding amidohydrolase family protein, whose translation MRVIDSHLHLWDPAVLEYEWLEGPLDWRFAAEEILEEQLAGVDEEAAIFVQADPVEGRSLDEVRWVDSIALETGVVAIVAGARLDRGAETDAQLAALAEHERVIGVRHLLQSERDGLARTEAFRRGARMLARRGWTFDACVRAQQIPDVTALAASVPDLPIVLDHLGKPSVGTASAPSAPDAGWVDDLRELAAQPQVHCKLSGLPAESGGVWTDAQLTPFLDVALDAFGAERLMWGSDWPVSSIDFGRLEDGAYVIGARQRWFRTVADWAASRGVDADALFWSNALAFYGIR comes from the coding sequence ATGCGCGTCATCGACTCTCATCTGCACCTGTGGGACCCGGCGGTTCTGGAGTACGAGTGGCTGGAGGGCCCGCTGGACTGGCGGTTCGCCGCCGAGGAGATCCTCGAGGAGCAGCTCGCGGGCGTCGATGAAGAGGCGGCGATCTTCGTGCAGGCCGATCCCGTCGAGGGCCGGTCCCTGGACGAGGTGCGCTGGGTCGACTCGATCGCACTCGAGACCGGGGTGGTCGCGATCGTGGCCGGGGCCCGGCTGGATCGTGGAGCGGAGACGGATGCCCAGCTCGCCGCGCTCGCCGAGCACGAGCGCGTGATCGGGGTGCGGCACCTGCTGCAGTCGGAGCGCGACGGGCTCGCTCGCACGGAGGCGTTCCGGCGCGGGGCGCGGATGCTGGCACGCCGGGGCTGGACCTTCGACGCCTGCGTGCGGGCGCAGCAGATCCCGGATGTGACGGCGCTCGCGGCATCCGTTCCCGACCTGCCGATCGTGCTCGATCACCTCGGCAAGCCGTCGGTGGGAACGGCGTCGGCCCCTTCGGCTCCGGATGCCGGCTGGGTGGACGACCTGCGCGAGCTGGCCGCGCAGCCGCAGGTGCACTGCAAGCTGTCGGGACTGCCGGCGGAGTCCGGTGGGGTGTGGACGGATGCTCAGCTGACGCCGTTCCTGGATGTCGCGCTGGACGCGTTCGGCGCCGAGCGGCTGATGTGGGGGAGCGATTGGCCGGTGTCGTCGATCGACTTCGGACGGCTCGAGGACGGCGCGTACGTGATCGGGGCGCGGCAGCGCTGGTTCCGCACCGTCGCCGATTGGGCCGCGTCGCGCGGGGTCGACGCCGATGCGCTGTTCTGGTCGAACGCGCTCGCGTTCTACGGCATCCGCTGA